One Methanobrevibacter sp. V74 DNA window includes the following coding sequences:
- the truD gene encoding tRNA pseudouridine(13) synthase TruD, with translation MLNADTYVTPQKGIEGTIRNRYEDFYVEEIPEIVPSGEGPNIYIWIEKLGRTTLDIALDISRDLHISRKRLGFAGMKDKKALTRQWICIANMDSEEQMKQVQNLDIYKTDFLKVVRGRKKLRMGQLKGNKFKILIKDLDDIEKSAGIANDVLNELQTTGVPNYFGWQRFGKPRTNTHLVGEALIENDLKKAVDRYIGGPSEEKHEENQMARQAYDDGNLEESLNLMGKGMRYEKMMIRELIKDSKKGELTDKSYKNALHALPKPLQRMFVHAYQSYLFNEAVSNRVAMGIDKYIEGDIVIDREEHIVYDKTPEEYQKLIDNFEANPTCPLYGTKVPYAGGVVGEMERNVLKGYNLTKEDFEVPKMPRLGSHGLRRFMRFQVWDASATPTDDGVLCEFSINKGSYATAVLREIMKVEVI, from the coding sequence ATGTTAAATGCTGATACTTATGTTACTCCTCAAAAAGGAATTGAGGGAACTATTAGAAATAGATATGAAGATTTTTATGTAGAGGAAATTCCAGAAATTGTTCCGTCTGGCGAAGGTCCAAATATTTATATCTGGATTGAGAAATTAGGAAGAACTACATTAGATATTGCTCTAGATATTTCAAGAGACTTACATATCTCAAGAAAAAGATTGGGATTCGCCGGAATGAAAGATAAAAAAGCTTTAACCCGTCAATGGATTTGTATTGCAAATATGGATTCGGAAGAACAAATGAAGCAAGTTCAAAATTTAGATATTTACAAAACTGATTTTTTAAAAGTTGTTCGTGGTCGTAAAAAACTCAGAATGGGTCAGCTTAAAGGAAATAAATTCAAAATCTTAATTAAAGATTTAGATGATATAGAGAAATCCGCAGGGATTGCTAATGATGTCCTAAATGAGTTACAAACTACCGGCGTTCCTAATTACTTTGGCTGGCAGAGATTCGGGAAACCTAGAACAAATACTCATTTGGTTGGTGAAGCTTTAATCGAAAATGACTTAAAAAAGGCTGTAGACAGATATATTGGCGGGCCATCTGAAGAGAAACATGAAGAAAATCAAATGGCGAGACAAGCTTATGATGATGGAAACCTTGAAGAATCTCTAAATTTAATGGGTAAGGGAATGAGATATGAAAAAATGATGATTCGTGAGTTAATTAAAGATTCTAAAAAAGGCGAATTAACTGATAAATCATATAAAAATGCTTTACATGCGCTCCCGAAACCTTTACAAAGAATGTTTGTCCATGCTTATCAATCTTATTTATTTAATGAAGCTGTAAGTAATCGTGTAGCTATGGGAATTGATAAATACATTGAAGGGGACATTGTCATTGACAGAGAAGAACACATTGTCTATGATAAAACTCCTGAGGAGTATCAGAAACTAATTGATAATTTTGAAGCAAATCCGACCTGTCCATTATATGGTACTAAAGTTCCATACGCAGGGGGAGTAGTTGGAGAGATGGAAAGAAATGTATTGAAAGGTTATAATCTTACTAAAGAAGATTTTGAAGTTCCAAAAATGCCGCGTTTAGGAAGTCATGGTCTTAGAAGATTCATGAGATTCCAAGTTTGGGATGCTAGTGCAACACCAACAGATGATGGTGTTTTGTGCGAATTTTCAATCAATAAAGGTTCTTATGCTACTGCAGTTTTAAGAGAAATCATGAAAGTTGAGGTAATCTAG
- a CDS encoding DUF126 domain-containing protein has product MIKCRNISKGKGKGKLIVSSEPISFLGGVNPENGEIIDPNHELKGKIIKDKVLFIPGGKGSTVGSYVIFQMMKNNTAPKAIICLNAEPIIATGAIMSDIPMVDSPSDVRNLTTGTLVEVDGDNGTIEIL; this is encoded by the coding sequence ATGATTAAATGTAGAAATATATCAAAAGGAAAAGGAAAAGGCAAATTAATTGTTTCATCAGAGCCGATTAGTTTTTTAGGAGGAGTAAATCCTGAAAATGGTGAGATAATCGATCCAAATCATGAATTGAAAGGAAAAATCATTAAAGATAAGGTATTATTTATTCCGGGCGGAAAAGGTTCTACTGTTGGATCTTATGTAATTTTTCAAATGATGAAAAACAATACGGCTCCTAAAGCAATTATTTGCTTAAATGCAGAACCAATAATAGCAACTGGCGCCATAATGTCTGATATCCCAATGGTTGACTCTCCATCTGATGTTAGAAATTTAACAACAGGAACATTAGTGGAAGTTGATGGGGATAATGGAACGATAGAGATATTATAG
- the pcn gene encoding proliferating cell nuclear antigen (pcna) produces MFKAELSDSSILKTSFDAISSIVDEVQIQTDSEGMRLDALDRSHITFVHLELKASLFDEYICDVPEKINIDTDEFMKILKRAKSQDRVLMSVDEGNFIITFEGDATRTFKIRLIDIEYDNPNPPVIDHPTKFKVRFSILKDCINDMDIFSDKVILQVDEDYFMASADGEFGDASIKYLHGENIQEHVKSLFSLDKIREMLKADKFSEEAEIRLGTDMPLSLTLNMVTGDGKLSFLLAPRLEQDD; encoded by the coding sequence ATGTTTAAAGCAGAATTAAGTGATTCTAGTATATTAAAAACCAGTTTTGATGCTATTTCATCTATTGTTGATGAAGTACAAATTCAAACTGATAGTGAAGGCATGAGATTAGATGCCTTAGACCGTAGTCATATAACTTTCGTACATTTAGAACTTAAAGCTAGTTTGTTCGATGAATATATTTGTGATGTACCTGAAAAGATTAATATTGATACTGACGAATTTATGAAAATTCTTAAAAGAGCTAAATCACAAGACAGGGTATTAATGTCTGTAGATGAAGGTAATTTTATCATTACTTTTGAAGGAGATGCTACAAGAACTTTCAAAATTAGATTGATTGACATTGAGTATGATAATCCTAATCCTCCTGTGATTGATCACCCAACTAAATTCAAAGTACGTTTCTCAATCTTAAAAGACTGTATTAACGATATGGATATCTTTTCGGACAAAGTCATTTTGCAAGTCGATGAAGACTACTTCATGGCATCAGCTGATGGTGAATTTGGTGATGCTAGTATTAAGTATCTTCATGGGGAAAATATTCAAGAACATGTAAAATCTTTGTTCTCTTTAGACAAGATTAGAGAAATGCTTAAAGCAGATAAATTTTCGGAAGAAGCAGAAATTAGATTAGGTACTGATATGCCATTAAGTTTAACCCTTAATATGGTAACTGGCGATGGCAAACTTAGTTTTTTACTTGCTCCTAGATTAGAACAAGATGATTAA
- a CDS encoding helix-turn-helix transcriptional regulator: METKIRQFRQEKGMTQQELANLADVTRQTINALENARYNPSLVLAYKITKILGKNAIEDVFILDDAF; this comes from the coding sequence TTGGAAACAAAAATAAGACAGTTTCGCCAAGAAAAAGGTATGACTCAACAAGAGTTAGCTAATCTGGCTGATGTAACTCGTCAAACTATCAATGCTTTAGAAAATGCTCGCTATAATCCTTCATTAGTATTGGCATATAAAATTACTAAAATTTTGGGTAAAAATGCAATCGAAGATGTATTTATACTTGATGATGCATTTTAA
- a CDS encoding amidohydrolase family protein encodes MQTLIENVNIVNPFEEIKTNQSILIEDKIIKEISSSKIKADGKVIDGEDNYLLSGFIDCHAHIFAKGFHKQENMANPLGIHFYNAVPHSLQTINAGVTTIRDCGSADLSFKLAQKQKLFIAPKVHLSITPLVITGGHFDLFLPSGWDMEIRYPGFPKGRCDGVEEVLKKTREVKRAGADFIKVMASGGVLTANTSPEFAEFNKSELKTIAYEAKSTNMKVSAHCHSLKGINNCIDAGFSSIEHGTFIDRKTSKRMVEKNVSLVPTLLVHNFLYKNGFPVWDSYANEKTSKLKEIVKVHKENISLAYGEGVNILMGTDSGVIPHGHNLEELVHLTDIGMSEDEAIASGTVRSAEFLGFDNLGLVKENYAADLILVNSNPLEDISVLSNNDNILRVIQDGLEVKN; translated from the coding sequence ATGCAAACCCTAATTGAAAATGTAAATATTGTAAATCCATTTGAAGAGATTAAAACAAATCAAAGTATTTTAATCGAAGATAAAATAATTAAAGAAATCTCATCAAGTAAAATAAAAGCAGATGGAAAAGTTATTGATGGAGAAGATAATTATTTGCTCTCAGGATTTATTGATTGCCATGCTCATATTTTTGCAAAGGGTTTTCACAAGCAAGAAAATATGGCAAATCCATTAGGAATTCATTTTTACAATGCGGTGCCTCATTCTTTGCAAACAATTAATGCAGGCGTTACAACAATTAGAGATTGCGGATCTGCTGATTTAAGTTTTAAATTAGCTCAAAAACAAAAATTATTCATAGCTCCAAAAGTACATTTGTCAATAACTCCATTAGTCATAACTGGGGGACATTTTGATTTATTCCTGCCTTCTGGTTGGGATATGGAAATAAGGTATCCTGGTTTTCCTAAAGGGAGATGCGATGGTGTTGAAGAAGTCTTAAAAAAGACTCGTGAAGTTAAAAGGGCAGGTGCTGATTTTATTAAAGTAATGGCAAGTGGAGGAGTATTGACGGCAAATACTTCACCGGAATTTGCTGAATTTAACAAAAGTGAGTTAAAAACAATAGCATATGAAGCTAAATCCACCAACATGAAAGTTTCAGCTCATTGCCATAGTTTAAAAGGCATTAATAATTGTATAGATGCAGGATTTAGCTCAATTGAACATGGAACATTCATTGATAGAAAAACTTCTAAAAGAATGGTTGAAAAAAATGTCAGTCTTGTTCCGACATTGCTTGTTCATAATTTCTTATATAAAAACGGTTTTCCAGTATGGGACAGCTATGCGAATGAAAAAACATCTAAACTAAAAGAGATAGTTAAAGTTCACAAAGAAAACATATCGCTTGCCTATGGGGAAGGGGTTAATATATTAATGGGAACTGACAGTGGTGTTATTCCTCATGGACATAATTTAGAGGAATTAGTTCATTTAACTGATATTGGAATGAGTGAAGATGAAGCAATAGCTAGTGGCACAGTCAGATCTGCTGAATTTTTAGGATTTGACAACTTGGGATTAGTTAAAGAAAATTATGCTGCAGATTTAATTTTAGTTAATTCAAATCCTTTAGAGGACATTAGCGTTTTAAGTAATAATGATAATATTTTGAGAGTTATTCAGGATGGTTTGGAAGTTAAAAATTGA
- a CDS encoding heavy metal translocating P-type ATPase — MVKHKRMDLPIEGMHCASCVLSVNKTFGKIDGVEEVDADLSANKLHITIDTKKISYEDMERLVKNLGFELHTDEMTIRIQGMHCASCTMNVENYLIRLDGIFDVKADLTSQTAKIRYDSSKVTLDEIEEVIVSLGFELLGVEGQTEIDEEAIYQQDLKEKMNRIIVGLIFSVILMILMFSGWDPLMGLTHNIHEATGIHISSMGLLSLIVSIGPFFYISLPILKAGINGLMHKNLNMDVMYSMGILVAYVSSIFGTFGIVLDHTFMFYDSAVMLPSFLMIGRYLEARAKKRTSDSIRELIGLQPTVATSIELDENGEIASQKEVSIVDIVIDDLLLVKPGDKIPVDGDVVGGESYVDESMINGEPIPKVKKDGEEVFAGTINQDGVLHIKAKKIGKETVLSNIIRLVEKAQSSRPPVQKFANTIVSYFIPVILSIAIMVFAIWYFVLGGTLLFSLTCLISILVVACPCALGLATPTAVTVGVGRAAEYGILIKNGDTLENAGQIDVAAFDKTGTITEGKPEVDDVMAYDGSEDDLIKLAASIEQNSTHPIAKAIVNKSKELDLELYPITGFENVAGKGLKAELNGEMVLAGNMALMDDYDVEISDELVDKYHELESLSKTIIFLARDKSVKGLLSLSDKIKANSKKTIDELHNMGVKTYMLTGDNESTALNVAREVGIDNIEAGVLPEDKLDIVKKTQANNTKKVLFVGDGINDAPALTQADIGVAMGNGTDIAMESGDIVIMEGDLENVVAAVQFSKKVMRRIKENIFWAFAYNSLLIPIAAGVLYPAFGITFEPALAGLAMAMSSVTVISLSLMLKRYVPEIKRSKN, encoded by the coding sequence ATGGTAAAACATAAACGTATGGATTTGCCAATTGAAGGAATGCACTGTGCTTCATGCGTTTTAAGTGTTAATAAAACTTTTGGAAAAATTGATGGTGTAGAAGAAGTTGATGCGGATTTGTCAGCTAATAAACTACATATTACAATAGACACTAAAAAAATTTCTTATGAAGACATGGAAAGGTTGGTTAAAAACCTTGGCTTTGAACTTCATACAGATGAAATGACTATAAGAATCCAAGGTATGCATTGTGCGTCATGTACAATGAATGTTGAGAATTACCTAATAAGGTTAGATGGTATTTTTGATGTTAAAGCTGATTTGACTTCACAAACAGCAAAAATACGTTATGACTCTTCTAAAGTAACATTAGATGAAATTGAAGAGGTGATTGTTTCTTTAGGCTTTGAACTTTTAGGTGTTGAAGGTCAAACAGAAATTGATGAAGAAGCTATATACCAGCAAGATTTAAAAGAGAAAATGAATAGAATCATTGTTGGTTTGATATTTTCCGTAATTTTAATGATTTTAATGTTTAGTGGATGGGATCCTTTAATGGGTTTGACCCATAACATTCATGAAGCTACTGGAATTCACATATCCTCTATGGGATTGTTATCATTGATTGTAAGTATAGGACCATTTTTCTACATTTCCTTACCGATCCTCAAAGCAGGAATCAACGGTTTAATGCATAAAAACTTGAATATGGATGTAATGTATTCCATGGGTATTTTAGTTGCATATGTATCAAGTATTTTTGGAACTTTTGGTATTGTTTTAGACCACACTTTCATGTTTTATGATTCAGCTGTAATGCTTCCTTCATTCTTAATGATTGGAAGATATCTTGAAGCTAGAGCTAAAAAACGTACCTCTGATTCAATTCGTGAATTAATTGGTCTTCAACCAACTGTTGCAACATCAATTGAATTAGATGAAAATGGCGAGATTGCCTCTCAAAAAGAAGTTTCCATTGTTGATATTGTAATTGATGATTTACTTTTAGTAAAACCCGGTGACAAAATACCTGTAGATGGGGATGTTGTTGGTGGGGAATCTTATGTTGATGAATCAATGATTAATGGTGAACCAATTCCTAAAGTCAAAAAAGACGGTGAAGAGGTCTTTGCCGGAACTATTAATCAGGATGGTGTTTTGCATATTAAAGCTAAAAAAATTGGTAAAGAAACAGTTTTATCAAATATTATCCGTTTAGTTGAAAAGGCACAATCCTCAAGGCCTCCAGTTCAAAAATTCGCAAATACAATTGTATCATACTTCATTCCGGTTATTTTATCAATAGCTATTATGGTATTCGCAATATGGTATTTTGTGTTGGGAGGAACTTTATTGTTCTCACTTACATGTTTGATATCCATTCTGGTAGTTGCATGTCCGTGTGCATTAGGGCTAGCTACTCCAACAGCGGTTACAGTAGGTGTTGGAAGAGCCGCTGAATATGGTATCTTAATTAAAAATGGGGATACCTTGGAAAACGCAGGTCAAATTGATGTAGCTGCTTTTGATAAAACTGGAACAATTACTGAAGGTAAACCGGAAGTAGATGATGTTATGGCATATGATGGGTCTGAGGATGATTTGATTAAACTTGCAGCAAGTATTGAGCAAAATTCAACTCACCCAATTGCTAAAGCTATTGTAAATAAATCAAAAGAGCTAGATTTGGAACTTTATCCAATCACCGGCTTTGAAAATGTTGCAGGTAAAGGCCTCAAAGCCGAATTAAATGGGGAAATGGTTCTTGCAGGTAATATGGCTTTAATGGATGATTATGATGTTGAAATTTCAGATGAGCTTGTTGATAAATATCATGAGCTTGAAAGTTTAAGTAAAACTATTATCTTTTTAGCTAGGGATAAATCTGTAAAAGGCCTTTTAAGTTTGTCTGACAAAATCAAAGCTAATTCTAAAAAAACAATTGATGAATTGCATAACATGGGTGTTAAGACATATATGCTTACAGGGGATAATGAATCTACTGCTTTAAATGTTGCTAGGGAAGTTGGAATTGATAATATTGAGGCAGGTGTTCTTCCAGAAGATAAGTTAGACATTGTTAAAAAGACTCAGGCGAATAACACTAAGAAAGTTTTATTTGTTGGAGATGGTATTAATGATGCACCGGCGCTTACACAAGCTGATATTGGTGTTGCCATGGGTAATGGTACTGATATAGCTATGGAAAGTGGAGATATTGTCATAATGGAAGGGGACTTAGAAAATGTTGTTGCAGCTGTGCAATTCTCTAAAAAAGTAATGCGCAGAATTAAGGAAAACATTTTCTGGGCATTTGCATATAATTCACTTTTAATCCCAATTGCAGCGGGAGTTTTATATCCGGCATTCGGAATAACATTCGAACCTGCTCTTGCAGGTCTTGCAATGGCAATGAGTTCTGTAACAGTCATATCTCTTTCACTGATGCTTAAGAGATATGTTCCTGAAATAAAAAGAAGTAAAAATTAA
- a CDS encoding zinc ribbon domain-containing protein, with the protein MVICLDCGKEVPKNKFCKNCGAYISNIDEPVKIESKPIVEGNALNAENQDKSASCFNCGHELSCDFHFCPNCGQDLTSQKINSKKDGGDKNTLLAVILSVFIPGLGQIYLGLDNKGAIFLIAYIVSVFLILCLIGILFVIIIWVWALIDTIISINALNRGEEVVDKLF; encoded by the coding sequence ATGGTAATTTGTCTAGATTGTGGAAAAGAAGTTCCAAAAAATAAATTTTGCAAAAATTGTGGAGCTTACATTTCAAATATTGATGAACCAGTTAAAATAGAATCTAAACCTATTGTGGAAGGCAATGCTTTAAATGCAGAAAATCAAGATAAATCCGCGTCCTGTTTTAATTGTGGTCATGAGTTGTCCTGTGATTTTCATTTTTGTCCAAATTGTGGTCAGGATTTAACATCTCAAAAAATTAACTCTAAAAAGGATGGCGGTGATAAAAACACACTTTTAGCTGTTATTTTAAGTGTTTTCATACCGGGATTAGGTCAAATTTATTTAGGGCTTGATAATAAGGGAGCAATATTTTTAATAGCTTATATTGTATCGGTATTCTTGATTTTATGTTTAATAGGTATTTTATTTGTAATTATTATTTGGGTTTGGGCATTAATTGACACTATAATATCAATTAATGCTTTAAATCGTGGTGAAGAGGTTGTAGATAAACTATTTTGA
- a CDS encoding type II CAAX endopeptidase family protein, translating into MSLFNDKLKKITLEEVLSLIVGLYVIHYFIIKFNIVNIDAIWIYVFVIFYFVFKLRNEIPSLGEDISQLFKLNLLKTIFLVVILNIFLSYGMLYLADFILNIFTVNFSMASYSILSSSLLTIVVVAPISEELIFRGVFLNRLKLFIPLMFSVLVSSVFFASLHSFGSIFSAFIFAICVSILYLKTDNIVVPIFAHFLNNLFAEIIIVLDSSNVLFNNTLVIIVMSILAVISFALIVMSIIPELKNINNKDL; encoded by the coding sequence ATGTCTTTATTTAATGATAAACTTAAAAAAATCACTTTAGAAGAAGTATTGTCTTTAATTGTTGGATTATACGTAATTCACTATTTTATTATTAAGTTTAACATAGTTAATATAGATGCAATATGGATTTATGTATTTGTAATTTTTTACTTTGTTTTCAAACTAAGAAATGAAATTCCATCACTCGGAGAGGATATTTCACAACTGTTCAAACTGAATTTACTCAAAACAATTTTTTTAGTAGTTATTTTAAACATATTTTTATCATATGGAATGTTGTATTTAGCCGATTTTATTTTAAATATTTTCACAGTTAATTTTAGCATGGCATCCTATTCAATATTGTCCAGTAGTTTACTAACTATTGTTGTAGTTGCACCAATTTCTGAAGAGTTAATATTTAGGGGAGTTTTTCTAAATAGGTTAAAATTATTTATTCCTTTAATGTTTTCTGTATTAGTTTCCTCAGTATTTTTTGCATCGCTTCATAGCTTCGGATCTATTTTTTCGGCATTTATTTTTGCTATTTGCGTATCTATTTTGTACTTAAAAACTGATAATATTGTTGTTCCGATATTTGCTCATTTTTTAAATAATTTATTTGCCGAGATTATTATTGTTCTGGATTCAAGTAATGTTTTATTCAATAACACTTTAGTTATTATTGTAATGTCTATTTTAGCTGTTATTTCATTTGCATTAATTGTCATGTCAATAATTCCCGAATTGAAAAATATTAATAATAAGGACTTATAA
- a CDS encoding AIR synthase-related protein: MDIEGFVRARIEDYSYDDLAEILSLRIREYKNISQDNSVEMAKAVIDEVSTTLKLQESDDEFLKEIVNVNKSEVLMGEMGVGSRGAGDFFVHRKIAEIVASTNTASLVNPSEQDDGGVVKSSVSDDEVYITTAVDGIHSRLSEYPFLGGFHVTRATLRDVCVMGADPVAILSDVHLADDGDVAKIFDFTAGVAAVSELVDVPIVAGSTLRVGGDMVLGDRFVSAVGSVGVSPYPPTARKGATEGDVILLTEGSGGGTITTTALYNGFFDVVWDTMNVNFVQASHALFEADLVKDIHAMTDVTNGGLRGDAHEISNTTGVGLEFYEKEIREMVAPNVLNMLETLNIDPLGVSTDSLMLIVPPEISNDVKKAVSKYDVAISEIGQVNNSGEPILVKEDGSIDKLVPLFREAAYTKIKKLVGDTTPEDFELMKQKVQKASDEAIAKKDKVIEYIKGN, encoded by the coding sequence ATGGATATTGAAGGATTTGTAAGGGCAAGAATTGAGGATTATTCATATGATGATTTAGCTGAAATTCTCTCCTTACGTATTAGAGAGTATAAAAACATTTCACAAGATAATTCAGTTGAAATGGCAAAAGCTGTAATTGATGAGGTTTCAACAACTTTAAAATTACAAGAAAGTGATGACGAATTTTTAAAAGAAATAGTTAATGTTAATAAATCCGAGGTCTTGATGGGTGAAATGGGTGTAGGTTCCCGTGGAGCCGGAGACTTTTTTGTTCACAGAAAAATAGCAGAAATTGTAGCTTCAACTAACACCGCATCATTAGTTAACCCTTCAGAACAAGATGATGGGGGTGTTGTTAAATCATCTGTTAGTGATGATGAAGTTTATATTACAACAGCTGTTGATGGGATACATTCAAGATTAAGTGAATACCCGTTTTTAGGCGGTTTTCATGTTACAAGAGCAACACTTCGTGACGTTTGTGTAATGGGAGCAGACCCGGTAGCTATTCTAAGTGATGTCCATCTAGCGGATGATGGAGACGTTGCTAAAATATTCGACTTTACGGCAGGTGTTGCAGCGGTGTCTGAACTAGTTGACGTTCCAATAGTTGCTGGAAGTACATTGCGTGTTGGTGGGGACATGGTTTTAGGCGATAGGTTTGTTTCAGCTGTTGGTAGTGTTGGTGTTTCGCCTTATCCTCCAACAGCAAGAAAAGGGGCAACTGAAGGAGATGTAATTCTTTTAACTGAAGGATCTGGCGGCGGAACAATAACAACTACTGCATTATACAATGGATTTTTCGATGTGGTGTGGGATACAATGAATGTTAACTTTGTTCAAGCGTCACATGCATTATTCGAAGCTGATTTAGTCAAAGACATTCATGCAATGACTGATGTAACTAATGGGGGATTGCGTGGAGATGCTCATGAAATATCAAACACTACAGGTGTTGGATTGGAGTTTTACGAAAAAGAAATTCGTGAAATGGTGGCTCCGAATGTATTGAACATGCTTGAAACTTTAAATATTGATCCATTAGGGGTTTCAACAGATTCATTGATGTTAATCGTACCTCCTGAAATTTCAAATGATGTTAAAAAAGCTGTTAGCAAATACGATGTTGCTATATCTGAAATTGGGCAAGTTAATAACTCTGGTGAACCGATTTTAGTCAAAGAAGATGGTTCTATTGATAAGTTAGTTCCATTATTTAGGGAAGCAGCATATACAAAAATTAAAAAATTGGTTGGGGATACTACTCCTGAAGACTTTGAACTTATGAAGCAAAAGGTTCAAAAAGCTTCAGATGAAGCTATCGCCAAAAAAGATAAAGTCATTGAATACATTAAAGGAAATTAA
- the purB gene encoding adenylosuccinate lyase codes for MAIHPIEFRYGTPEMKSIWEEENKLQRMLDVEAALALAEGKLGIIPQEVADEIAKKANIDYVKLERMKEIEAETNHDIAALSKSITEVCENGAGEYVHFGATSNDIVDSSNSLLIRDSINVLEDKLERLTKIMLKLTSENKMKVCIGRTHGQHALPTTYGMKFGIWADELHRQYVRLENAKSNVCIGMMDGAVGTTAALGEQGWEIHKTVAEILGLPAATITNQVVQRDNHVEFISVLANIASTLDKIALEIRSLQRTELMEVGEYFDPEKQVGSSTMPHKMNPITAERICGVARIVKSYVNAALDNNPLWHERDLTNSSCERIMFPESCILTDYILNLTIKLMNNLVFYDENIERNLNLTNGLIMAERLMAELTRAGMGKQTAYGIVRKNTIKANKEKLLLGELILKDIEVQKYLTEDDVEKIMDPHTYIGSIPTIIDELLKKSERWF; via the coding sequence ATGGCTATACACCCAATAGAATTTAGGTATGGTACTCCTGAAATGAAAAGTATTTGGGAAGAAGAAAATAAATTACAAAGAATGCTAGATGTAGAAGCTGCACTAGCACTTGCTGAAGGAAAACTAGGGATTATTCCCCAAGAAGTTGCTGATGAAATTGCAAAAAAAGCCAATATTGATTATGTTAAATTAGAAAGAATGAAAGAAATTGAAGCTGAAACCAATCATGACATTGCTGCATTATCAAAATCAATTACTGAAGTATGTGAAAATGGTGCAGGAGAATATGTGCACTTTGGAGCTACATCTAACGATATTGTAGACAGTTCAAATTCATTACTTATTCGTGACTCTATTAATGTGTTAGAAGATAAATTAGAAAGATTAACTAAAATAATGCTCAAACTTACTAGTGAAAACAAAATGAAGGTGTGCATTGGCCGTACACACGGCCAACATGCGCTTCCAACTACATATGGTATGAAATTTGGTATTTGGGCAGATGAATTGCACAGGCAATATGTAAGATTAGAAAATGCAAAATCAAATGTTTGTATTGGAATGATGGATGGGGCGGTTGGTACAACTGCAGCTTTAGGCGAGCAAGGTTGGGAAATCCATAAAACAGTTGCAGAAATTTTAGGATTACCTGCAGCTACAATTACAAACCAGGTTGTACAAAGGGACAACCATGTTGAGTTCATAAGTGTTTTAGCTAACATTGCAAGTACATTAGATAAAATTGCACTTGAAATCAGAAGCTTGCAGCGAACTGAACTTATGGAAGTCGGAGAATACTTTGACCCTGAAAAACAGGTTGGAAGCAGTACCATGCCGCATAAAATGAATCCTATTACTGCTGAACGGATTTGTGGTGTTGCAAGAATTGTAAAATCCTATGTTAATGCGGCTCTTGACAATAATCCACTTTGGCATGAAAGAGACTTGACCAATTCATCTTGTGAAAGAATAATGTTTCCGGAAAGCTGTATTTTAACCGATTACATCCTAAACTTAACTATCAAATTAATGAATAATTTAGTATTCTATGATGAAAACATTGAAAGAAACTTAAACTTGACTAACGGTTTAATCATGGCTGAAAGATTAATGGCTGAGCTAACACGTGCAGGAATGGGAAAACAAACCGCATATGGAATTGTTAGGAAAAACACTATTAAAGCAAATAAAGAAAAATTATTACTTGGAGAGTTAATCTTAAAAGACATCGAAGTTCAAAAATATCTAACAGAAGATGATGTTGAAAAAATAATGGATCCTCACACATACATTGGATCTATTCCAACAATTATCGATGAATTACTTAAAAAATCTGAAAGGTGGTTTTAA